The Apostichopus japonicus isolate 1M-3 chromosome 20, ASM3797524v1, whole genome shotgun sequence nucleotide sequence caaacaatgatatgaccagaaggactggatcccatttttcaataaaaagttcctttaaatgcagtgcttaaccattgaaagtatacatatcattactatatagcacaataaaagtttgcaacaagtaGCGAAACATCTAAAAGCGTTTGGCCGAGCGATGATGATAGGTAACAGGTAGAGCacctttatcattaatattaatcaatatttgtttctgcttgaattttgagAGTTGCTTAAGCACTACAAAATTTTGCTTGTAACTGCCAATGTATACCACTTAGGTTGGTATCAGTAACTGCATGATTATGGAGTGCATATAATCCcactttaatgaaatatttaacacttactgtacttcaaactttttgagtttcTTCAATTGGTCATACAACTGCTTCTtggaacttgaagaaaaactgttgcaaacagATCTCTGTTGAATCAAAGCAAAGAACACAATCATAGCACACTGGAAACTTACTTAACCATGAATTGTAAAAAtaggcctgggggggggggggagtcttaaaaaacaaatttccagaggacaagaaattcgggcaaaagtcctgaaaaattcgggcagcctaagaggagaaactatatatatatatatatatatatatatatatatatatatatatatatatatatatatatatatatatatatatatatatatatatatatatatatatatatatatatatatatgtatatatatatatatatatatatatatatatatgtatataaatatgcagtagcttgcccaaatctttttcaaatttttgcccgacaattcattgattttctttatttagcatcatgatgcccgaatatttccgtgtaacaccaccgtaagcacAGCTCACCTGGGCTACCACACTTTTTGcgcgatcaattttttttctaactagtcaactgtatacctggacatctccgacatgagtgtatataagaaacattttctttttgatggaatggatggtgggggggggggggagtgcctacaagcctagaagtacaggtttatcatattctttgttacattttatactgttttgtgagacaaattgcagtctcacccgacacagcgacactatcccgcctacgtgtcgttgaacaatgtatgtttttctggaggtagctgagtactgtgttaaaataataaatacggtaactaaatatgagcttaaaaaatatactgtcctatttttcctcttcaaagtgatgtaaccattttttcttcttctaatttgccaaatttttggggaagtgtcaatttctaaaatgtgagattataaaataaagaatgtttatatgcaacttgcaaggcctcagatgtgccgtttccggcaaccTGAGAGGCtttttttgccaacaattttcttgtacgctacgcgccaaccgatggtggcgctccgcttagatagtgtcacaggaactttcgggcacaaaacttTCTGCCCCCCGAATTAAAATGGtctcgtacgcctatgacctcggcccacaacattaggcttctgtactcaatgtggtacaattacataccataTGCGCAATCGTTCCAAGCTtctgagatattatgtttaggaaggtgcgttagtgtaggGACAGGTTAGAGGGGAGTGAGGTAACTGTTTGGCAttttttgacttcaaatgacctttatgaCCTCCGACAAAATCAAAcagtttcttttactcaatgttatgcaCTATCTTACCAAGTACGAGATCTGCCCAAGCGTCCAAtattgagataccatgtttacacaATTtcaggtttcacaatttgacccgaatgacctttgacctcaaacaatacaatacgcttcttgtactcaacaatgTACTCTTTTGCACAAACTATGGGATCAATCTAAGCTTCGATTTTTACAATGTGGGCGGTACAaagacacgcacacacacgccagcATGAATaaataggttacgattattatCAAAGCCAGGAAAGCTGCTCTtcagaagttgaacattaaattgcagagtttcaaactgacatcacataaaattatcttctcaaaactaaaacaaatgaaatttaatttctgaaaacaattgtcaggaaactgaagttttcttctaattAACTTATTCCCGTCTTTATTATTGTTGGCAATAATGGTTAATTTGTTAGGCCATTAAGTCGAAActgatttattgtgtgaagacagctaCAGCACTTTACCCTCACATAAGCCAGCAAATACTCAGAACTGATTAAGttgctgattatttttaaggaaattctgGAGGAATTATGccaatcctcctcctcccccacccccccccccccaaaaaaaaaaaatactgcaaagaaatcttacttgtgcaaaattctttaagtaaaattgaattgaatttcttcttctgagGAAGGCCTGTGGTACTGTTAAtaagtgtgtacagtactttctcattcacagccttcaCTTCATACGGCCCAATTAGCCAAGAGTTTTCGAGcttccctcctcttcgggcatcctttctagcattccgTACGAGAACACTGGAACCAACTTCGAAgctctgaataaaataaaatccagcagatatacgtaaacatcataatacaatgcatatgttgccattcatttaattacaacttcaatgtacaacatagcattatataattaccttttttggtgcctattatccaaattctttttttgccgttcttgggctttgccaatattttctttcacaacacctttgattatgtcccgcgactgtgacatgagttgaaaaaccctctcccgctgtgcatcgctgcagtCTGTAGTAGGAgcttctggttggacaatggagtcttcaatgtcgactggtcgcaatggctctctggatatatgaagataaattaacattcaattattcacaacactttcttgactgaagaataaataaatttttatatattttattttcactattaagaccattgaaccagaaatttgagtcacatcacatactcaaaccagcacaaatataaaacccttatatatattctgtgctgttataggtccaacTTGCATACCAGtcaattatgataaatatatagtatatgaaaaacaaaaccaatgtcagtggcattaattgcatgtatcttttAAGTTAATGGGcatgcatttacagtttaatgaatgttcatattttgtacttgctgcagagtgtaccatatacagggttaatatttatttgtttagatattataacttaaattgggttattgatggtcctctatttagcgttttttcccaggacctggAATGTGTCAAATTAGATTTTATCGTACAGAGGACTGGTGTAGCTATGCAAgatttgtccaaactctcttATCCCTGATTGTTTTTTCTCTGTATATGGCCTTAGCAAATGTAAATCTCTATTCAGCAATGGCaggtttaaattattacaaaccttccaaacatcacagcAAAAGGTGAAAGACCTATTGAACCATGTCTGGCTGTatggtaccccatgagaattgAAGACAGCATTTCATCTCAGTCATGTTGGTTTTCATTGACAACCTTGATGAGTGAcctttgcagagtttggttgaatctttcatcaagcccattggtctgtgggtggtagctagAGGATTCTCTGTGGTCTACCCCTatcatgtcaaacagggacttgttcagagcattaacaaattctcctctctggtctgagatgacaattttcatgcacccaaatctaaataaatggaaacatttaaataactatTGTTAAAGTATTGATTACGAGTAATGTAATGAACTACTGGCATCTGCAGAATGGCTACATGGTTTAATCAGGAAATCATTTCagcactgatttaaaaaaaaaagtaagttaaaagcactgaccatatcccactaacatttcattgacattaacttaagaaacaacttctataaattcctgtaaccatttggccgctttctgggtcacagtTAAAACAGTGCAAATGCAGGTCTGCATAACTAATTCCATGTAAAGTAGAAACAAAAGTAGATGGATAtttacctggccatggtttcaaacagaaagtttgcaacagtttttgctgttttgtttctgtacagcaacagcctctggccattttgaaaaatagtcacatagggtttatatgatgtacttatttccattgatggtctctggaaggggtccaatcatatccacacccatctaaaaaaagaaataaaatggtattcagaaccatacacaatctaatCATACGaactgatgttcaagtgatttatatctgagttttgtaaaatgctaaacattcaattgttttttttattttttattgtaactcACACTGGAAGACTCtgttaccaatttttttcttcactacCAAACCTATTAGTTACTGACTTGTCAAACCCAGCTGTTATATGGAAGTCCAATGGGAAATCTCTGAAGTAAGATGCAAGTCACATACATTGATCTAGCTGACAACCTAGATGGTAATTGTCACTAGGGACTATCATAGGCCTGGtaaccattttcatcacctttgaatgtggggtgggggggggggggaacagatgTATAAGTACCTGGATGAGTGATTGATAGTTAGTCAGAAAATTGCCTTGGAATCTGTCAGTGAGATGACAGGGTTACACCTAACTGATGTAGGAAGCATACATTGGTAGTATAGGTACCTATACTTTGGTATCTATATATTGTAAgcatttagaaatgttacaaattaatctttgaagggaatttgcagaattttttatattaatgacagaaaTTCACACTGTAGAGTTACAGTATGGAAGGAAAGACTTCTTGGTTATTAACCAAGtagcaaattttacttaaatagaTGTTGAAATAAGCATATGGGTTCATTGGGGAtgaattttggacaaaaggCTATGGCTCTGTTGGTACTTTAGTTATGAACTGCATATGAATGTACGTACCTAGGACATTTTCTCGGATACTTCTTTATGACAACAATTCAAGTACTGAACTCTGTTATGTTCATGTGTCATTCTTGCTTCATAtcacaattcagttttcttttcattttgaaattcatatcagataattatgaagtcctatgtaaaggttttcctgttgctttaattatacgcagctaaaaaaaaatataccaaaatgtgTTCTTAGCGAAATTTGTGTTTATGGCTGCAGTACATGAAAATTCCCGACAGTACTGCGAGTCATTAAGTCTACTGAATGTaccaccatcatgatcatctttaatatatgcttagtaaattataactttaagaacaaatgAATGAGCTAGATCTTTCATTCTTTGGACAATCTCCACACATACTCCTTATACTCTTGCACTGGCCAACAAAGGGATGCAAACTTTAAGCATCGGTTGATAACTTGGTATGCATATGgtgaatgactttgcagttacaatcatgcaaacaaatattgcttttagatgacaaaaaacaaagtgaTTTAGTGATAACTGTGCTGCTTGTGAACAGTATTTTCGACCCAGGCCTAGCATTAATAAGCTG carries:
- the LOC139961806 gene encoding uncharacterized protein; the encoded protein is MLSSILMGYHTARHGSIGLSPFAVMFGREPLRPVDIEDSIVQPEAPTTDCSDAQRERVFQLMSQSRDIIKGVVKENIGKAQERQKKNLDNRHQKRASKLVPVFSYGMLERMPEEEGSSKTLG